CCCAGTCATCCCTGTGGGTTGAACAGACGGTTGAACCGGTGCGGATTCCCCAGCGCTGACCTGACGCAATTCTTCAGGGGAGATGCGGCGTGTACGCAGGGAGGCTGAGTATTCCAGAGATTGGGCGACCTGAACCTGATGATGTAGGGTTTGGACATTGGAGACGAGCTTACTGAGGCCATTGATGAGGCGGCGTAGATTCTCGCGCAGGGTGGGGTCACCGGTGAGGTCATCCAGATCCGCCGTAATTTTCTGCACATTTTGGAAGGTCGATCGCGCCGACTCCAGGGTTTGCTGAATCAGGAGTAAATTATTGGGATCATTGAGTGAAGCTGATAGATCCTTGAGATGCACCGCAGCCTGCGCTGCATTAGCTGACAGCGTTTCGAGATTATCCAACACCTGGCTTTGATCCACCCGGTCTACGATCGGAGTCAAACTGGCAACCGTGACCCGCAATTGATCGCTGGTCTGGCGCAAACTGGTGAGCGTTGCTGTGATCGTGCTCCGGTTGGCCACCAGTAGGGCATTAATCTCCTGAGTCGTTGCCCCAAACGCTTGGGCGGCATTGCCCAGCGATCGCGCCGAGGCCGAAAACGCCCCCAACTCCTTTTGCAGCGATCGGCTCAAACTGGAAAAATCCTTTGATAATTCTGTAACCCCTGCCGCTGCTTCTGCGGCATTCCGGGTAACTGCTTCAATGTTGTTGTATAGCTCCGGATTACTAAACAGATCGGCAATGCGAATAGTCGATCGCATCAGGGCATCGAAACTCACCCCAATTTGGCCTTGCAGGCGATCGCCCTGGCAGATAATCACCGTGGAATCACAATCGGGGGCCACGGGGCTCAGGGCTGACAGATCATTAGGGACAACCGCCAAAGGTGTAATATCCAGGTTAACCTCGCCAATCAGGCCCGTCTCATTCGCCTCAATCATCACGGGTTGGGGAATGACTAATGCCCTAGAAGTAAACTCGACCACCACCTCAATGCGGGTGGCTGAAGGACGAACCGCAATGACCCGCCCCACCCGCACGCCTCGGTAGCTGACGATCGATCCCAGTCGTACCCCCCCACCATCCTGAAATTCCACGATAATACTGTAGGTGCGTTGCCCCAGACGCACATCCCGTATCCACAGCAACAGACCGCCAAAAACCAGAAAACCGACCAGGATCATCAGGCCAACAGTGCCTTCCCGAATTGTGCGTGCCCGCATGACACTTGCCTCACTACCGAATTGAACAAGGGGCTATCCCCCCAACCTTAGCAGCTAGTCTGGTGCTTCTGAGTAGCCCTCGCTAGGCCCCGACGACCTGGATCGGCCCTGCCACCGCTGCACTGAAAAACTGGCGAACGTAGGGATTATCCGTTCGCTCAATGTCTGCTGGCGTCCCCTGCCACTGGACTTTACCCGCATAGAGAAAAACAATGCGATCGGCGGTGCGCCGGATGGTACTGTCTTGGTGAGTCACGATCGCATAGGTCTGACACCCCCCCGGCTGTCGTTGCAGGAACCGGATCATGTCCTCGACCACCGTTGAGGCAATGGGGTCCAGTCCGGCTGTTGGTTCATCATACAGCAGGATACCGGGAATCTCGGTTGGGTCTTCTGGGTTAGCGATAATCGCCCGTGCCAGACTCACCCGCTTGCGCATACCTCCCGATAATTGAGCCGGATAGCGATCGCCAACGCCTGATAAACCCAGCATCTCCAACTTCTCATTCACCAGTTCCCGAATCCGTCGTCGGGGGAGGCGGGAATGCTCATAGAGGAGGAAGCCCACATTTTCCTCGACTGTGAGTGAGTCAAACAACGCCGCCTGTTGAAAGACCATGCCAATCCCGATCGGGTCCTTACCCTCTGCTGCTAGGCCCTGGCGCAACTGACCTTGAATATAAATCTCGCCCTCATCAGGTGCGATCAAACCGGCTATTAGCCGCAAAATCGTCGATTTGCCCGTCCCCGATGGGCCAATAATCGCTAACCCTTCCCCGCTATAAATTTGGAGATCGATCTGATCGAGGACCCGCTGTTGATCGAAGCACTTGGACACCCCCTTCAGTTCAATCAGGGGTGGGGGGCCTGAGAAAGAGGCAGGTAAGGGGTCAGGCATGGCAGTCCTTGAGAAGGTTGCGGGTTATTGCGATCGTAACGGGCCGTCATCAAAAGTTGACGCCCTTTGAGTTGCCACATCAGCCGCTTATCCTGACAGATGCATCGATGCCCAGTATTCTGGTAGGCAACCTTGACTGACCCATCTTTTCCCCTTGCATGAGAAGAAAGGAGAGAGAAAAGAGAACGGAGATAGTCGCTCAGTTTGCCTCACTGCTTACTGCTCTATCCTCACTCCTACCTCCCCCGAGGGGCGAAGGGACGTTAACCCTAACCCCTGGCTTGTGAGCACCTCTCCCAGCGCGGGAGGAGTTGGGGTGAGGGCCGTCCGAGTTTTACCAGTCAATCCGGGTAGGCAACTGATGTCATCTGGATCGTGGCCAGGACAACCCAAGCATGTCAGACTAAACGACAAGCAACGACCGCCTATCTATCATCATTTCCCTTGAGTTGTTACCAATATGGCGATGGGTTTACTAAAACAATTCCTCCACACCCTGAGAGCCGAGACTCGGCAACTCTACTTTGTATCGGAGGGGATCACCCTGGGGCGCACGGCTGCTTTGGGACAGCGGTTAGGGAAACGGCCCCGCCAGTGGTTTAAGTGGTTAGCACCTGGATTATTGGTCAAGCGGTGGTTGTTCCTGAGTGGGGTGGGCGTGGTCCTCACGAGCCTGGGATTAGCGATCTGGGCCAACCTCACCCCCGTCTATTTTATTTTTCAGATGACTAGCCAGTTCCTGCGTCTGGTTACCCAGGTGGTACCCAGTTATATTAGCGGACCGCTGGTGGTGGCGACGGGGGTGTTGCTGATCCTGTGGGGCCAATCGCGTACCCTGGGATCGATTACTGAGGTGCTGATGCCGGATGGGGATGCGGAATTGATTGATGTGTTGCTGACCCACCGTCGCTTGCATCGCGGGCCGAAAATTGTGACGATCGGCGGCGGCACGGGGCTTTCCCATCTGCTACGGGGTCTCAAAACCTACAGCGCCAATATTACCGCGATTGTCACGGTAGCTGATGATGGGGGGTCTTCGGGTCGCCTCCGCCGTGAGATTGGTGTGCTTCCCCCTGGGGATATCCGCAATTGTCTGGCGGCCCTCGCGGATGAAGAAAAGCTGATGACGGAGCTATTCCAATACCGCTTTCGGGCGGGTGATGGCTTAACAGGGCACAGCTTTGGCAATCTTTTCCTGACGGCCATGACGGAAGTCACGGGGGATCTGGAGCAGGCCATTGCGGCGAGTTCTAAGGTGTTAGCCGTGCGGGGACGGGTCTTGCCCGCAACCCTAAGTGATGTACGCCTCTGGGCGGAACTGGAGGATGGACGGCGCATTGAAGGGGAATCCAGCATTACGGAAGCCCGCGGTAAAATTGTTAATATCGGCTGCACGCCAGCCAATCCCCCTGCTCTACCCCGTGTGATTGAGGCGATCCAGGAAGCCGACTACATTATCATTGGCCCCGGTAGTCTCTACACCAGTGTGGTCCCGAATCTGTTAGTGCCGGAAATTGCGCAGGCGATCGCAGC
This DNA window, taken from Trichothermofontia sichuanensis B231, encodes the following:
- a CDS encoding MlaD family protein, giving the protein MRARTIREGTVGLMILVGFLVFGGLLLWIRDVRLGQRTYSIIVEFQDGGGVRLGSIVSYRGVRVGRVIAVRPSATRIEVVVEFTSRALVIPQPVMIEANETGLIGEVNLDITPLAVVPNDLSALSPVAPDCDSTVIICQGDRLQGQIGVSFDALMRSTIRIADLFSNPELYNNIEAVTRNAAEAAAGVTELSKDFSSLSRSLQKELGAFSASARSLGNAAQAFGATTQEINALLVANRSTITATLTSLRQTSDQLRVTVASLTPIVDRVDQSQVLDNLETLSANAAQAAVHLKDLSASLNDPNNLLLIQQTLESARSTFQNVQKITADLDDLTGDPTLRENLRRLINGLSKLVSNVQTLHHQVQVAQSLEYSASLRTRRISPEELRQVSAGESAPVQPSVQPTGMTGARSRSITASESPPAEPTSPPVASTTVPIRPASTPSPHDNAPNRPEVSPMISPAAPATTTVTDGEEAAASAQ
- a CDS encoding ABC transporter ATP-binding protein: MPDPLPASFSGPPPLIELKGVSKCFDQQRVLDQIDLQIYSGEGLAIIGPSGTGKSTILRLIAGLIAPDEGEIYIQGQLRQGLAAEGKDPIGIGMVFQQAALFDSLTVEENVGFLLYEHSRLPRRRIRELVNEKLEMLGLSGVGDRYPAQLSGGMRKRVSLARAIIANPEDPTEIPGILLYDEPTAGLDPIASTVVEDMIRFLQRQPGGCQTYAIVTHQDSTIRRTADRIVFLYAGKVQWQGTPADIERTDNPYVRQFFSAAVAGPIQVVGA
- a CDS encoding gluconeogenesis factor YvcK family protein — translated: MAMGLLKQFLHTLRAETRQLYFVSEGITLGRTAALGQRLGKRPRQWFKWLAPGLLVKRWLFLSGVGVVLTSLGLAIWANLTPVYFIFQMTSQFLRLVTQVVPSYISGPLVVATGVLLILWGQSRTLGSITEVLMPDGDAELIDVLLTHRRLHRGPKIVTIGGGTGLSHLLRGLKTYSANITAIVTVADDGGSSGRLRREIGVLPPGDIRNCLAALADEEKLMTELFQYRFRAGDGLTGHSFGNLFLTAMTEVTGDLEQAIAASSKVLAVRGRVLPATLSDVRLWAELEDGRRIEGESSITEARGKIVNIGCTPANPPALPRVIEAIQEADYIIIGPGSLYTSVVPNLLVPEIAQAIAASQAPRIYVCNIMTQPGETDNYSVSDHIKVLDRVCGQPIFDAVLVQRQVPSARALIRYAQENSHPVALDREAVAQSGRKLVLANVLHEDPETGLVRHHSQRLARVLFRWYERMQNA